One genomic region from Streptomyces sp. NBC_01304 encodes:
- a CDS encoding McrC family protein, which produces MTVSAAEAPPSTTEVTLREYGPAVSVPLSREAGRALAASGILQSATPDPRREGHWLLRAGSRVGALRAPGGSVVRITPKTPVSRLFFLLGFSLDPARAWRDSREGTVDIGAYDDVVPALAHAVERQIDAALRQGVLQGYREVEESSLVIRGRLREAEQIRRRFGRTPPVEIAYDAYTADTAENRILRAAAERLLRLPGVPGPVRRRLAHQRGRLSDALPLIRGQELPRWQPSRLNSRYQPALRLAEAVLRGTSPEHRPAGAAPLAVDGFLLDMNKLFEDFVTVALREALRELGLVARLQDPHHLDVARLVRIRPDLVVRTADGRTPLAVVDAKYKVEKADGLPNADLYQALTYATVLGLREGHLVYAAGRQQERCHEVRGTADGPGRPGVRLYQHSLDLAREPDQLLSTLREIAERLAVAAPQPRS; this is translated from the coding sequence GTGACCGTCTCGGCGGCTGAGGCTCCCCCGTCCACCACCGAGGTGACCCTGCGCGAGTACGGGCCCGCGGTCTCCGTCCCCCTCAGCCGGGAAGCCGGGCGGGCATTGGCCGCCTCCGGCATCCTGCAGAGCGCGACCCCGGACCCGCGCCGGGAAGGCCACTGGCTGCTGCGAGCGGGCAGCCGGGTCGGAGCCCTTCGCGCGCCCGGCGGTTCTGTAGTACGGATCACGCCCAAGACCCCGGTGAGCCGGCTGTTCTTCCTCCTCGGCTTCAGCCTCGATCCGGCGCGGGCCTGGCGCGACAGCCGCGAGGGCACGGTCGACATCGGCGCGTACGACGATGTCGTCCCCGCACTCGCCCACGCCGTGGAGCGACAGATCGACGCGGCGCTGCGTCAGGGGGTACTCCAGGGCTACCGCGAGGTCGAGGAATCCTCGCTCGTCATACGGGGACGGCTGCGCGAAGCCGAGCAGATCCGGCGGCGCTTCGGCCGTACGCCCCCCGTGGAGATCGCCTACGACGCGTACACGGCCGACACCGCGGAGAACCGCATCCTGCGCGCCGCTGCCGAGCGGCTGCTGCGACTGCCGGGCGTTCCCGGCCCGGTCCGGCGGCGCCTCGCCCATCAGCGTGGGCGTCTGTCGGATGCGCTGCCGCTGATACGCGGACAGGAACTGCCGCGCTGGCAGCCGTCGCGCCTCAACTCCCGTTACCAGCCCGCGCTACGGCTCGCCGAGGCCGTGCTGCGCGGCACCTCCCCGGAACACCGGCCGGCCGGGGCCGCGCCGCTCGCCGTGGACGGTTTCCTGCTCGACATGAACAAGCTCTTCGAGGACTTCGTCACCGTCGCACTGCGCGAGGCCCTGCGCGAACTCGGTCTCGTCGCACGTCTCCAGGACCCCCACCACCTGGACGTAGCGCGCCTCGTACGGATACGCCCCGACCTGGTCGTCCGCACAGCCGACGGCCGCACTCCGCTCGCCGTCGTCGACGCCAAGTACAAGGTCGAAAAGGCCGACGGGCTCCCCAACGCCGACCTCTACCAGGCACTCACGTACGCCACGGTCCTCGGCCTGCGCGAGGGACATCTGGTGTACGCGGCAGGACGGCAGCAGGAGCGCTGCCACGAGGTACGTGGCACAGCCGACGGACCCGGCAGACCCGGCGTACGGCTGTACCAGCACAGTCTCGACCTCGCGCGCGAGCCGGACCAACTCCTGTCCACGCTGCGGGAGATCGCCGAAAGGCTGGCCGTTGCCGCCCCACAGCCGCGATCATGA
- a CDS encoding UvrD-helicase domain-containing protein, with the protein MPRLAFAQSFWDGYDKLAKPLRAGVRKAMAKFQALSVAELNSDKGLHLESVENARDRRMRTIRITDFWRGVVLAPDDGSDMFLLVNVLPHDDAYTWAAKRLYSANTATRALEVRNAVALDELTPLYETASHTAPRLLFADVSDGTLRELGIDDQVLRAARSLADKAQLEAFSTLLPEDQLEVLQYLAEGFSPEEVYRDVVAVRRPADAPAEPVEDLATVIVNTSARVRLVTGPQELAEVLRKPFAAWRVFLHPSQRRVAYRTSCNGPVQVTGGPGTGKTVAALHRVKHLLDRSEDGRVLLTTYTNALAAGLRDMLGLLLDEDEKLLARVDVTTVDAYANGVLRAHSTAMPRPAGDREQRQLWEMAVKQLQLPFTAQFLAQEYRHILLGQDIRDVDTYLGAKRRGRGTGLGPARRREVWRGVELFERFLHDRGETTHLRICARAAELLTGQEAPYAHVVVDEAQDLHPAQWRVLRAAATAGPDDLFVTGDPHQRIYDSRVSLGSLGISTAGRSFRLRINYRSTEEILAWSARLLAPVTVEALEGEGSDSLSGYRSLLHGSRPKAQGYTTRKEETDALVDRVRALLAEGLEPHEIGVCARFNLTLDTAEDKLRAAGIPVLRVKGQSPQGADGVRLATMHAMKGLEFRAVSVLGVGEGTLPFAREITPRAVDPLQHDADVLRERCLLFVSCTRAREALSVTWSGTPSSFLPQTG; encoded by the coding sequence ATGCCCCGACTCGCCTTCGCCCAGAGCTTCTGGGACGGCTACGACAAGTTGGCGAAGCCGCTCCGAGCGGGAGTACGCAAGGCCATGGCGAAGTTCCAGGCCCTGAGCGTCGCCGAACTCAACTCCGACAAGGGCCTGCACCTGGAGTCCGTCGAGAATGCCCGCGACCGGCGGATGCGCACCATTCGCATCACCGACTTCTGGCGGGGCGTCGTCCTGGCACCCGACGACGGCAGCGACATGTTCCTCCTGGTCAACGTTCTGCCGCACGACGACGCCTACACATGGGCGGCGAAACGCCTCTACAGCGCGAACACGGCGACCCGGGCGCTGGAGGTCCGCAATGCCGTCGCCCTCGACGAGTTGACCCCGCTGTACGAGACCGCCTCACACACGGCTCCCCGGCTGCTGTTCGCGGACGTGTCCGACGGCACGCTGCGTGAGCTCGGTATCGACGATCAAGTACTGCGTGCCGCGCGTTCGCTGGCGGACAAAGCCCAACTGGAGGCGTTCTCCACGCTGCTCCCGGAAGACCAGCTGGAGGTGCTGCAGTACCTCGCCGAAGGATTCAGCCCGGAGGAGGTCTACCGCGATGTCGTGGCCGTCCGCCGTCCGGCCGACGCGCCCGCCGAGCCGGTGGAGGACTTGGCGACGGTCATCGTCAACACTTCCGCACGGGTTCGTCTGGTCACCGGGCCGCAGGAGCTGGCGGAGGTCCTTCGCAAGCCGTTCGCCGCGTGGCGGGTCTTCCTCCACCCCTCGCAGCGGCGCGTCGCCTACCGCACTTCCTGCAACGGCCCGGTGCAGGTCACCGGTGGCCCCGGCACCGGCAAGACCGTGGCCGCCCTGCACCGGGTCAAGCACTTGCTCGACCGCAGCGAAGACGGCCGCGTCCTGCTCACCACGTACACGAACGCACTCGCCGCCGGGCTGCGCGACATGCTCGGACTGCTGCTTGACGAGGACGAGAAGCTTCTGGCCCGGGTCGATGTGACGACGGTCGACGCCTATGCGAACGGCGTCCTGCGAGCGCATTCGACGGCCATGCCCCGACCGGCCGGGGACCGGGAGCAGCGGCAGTTGTGGGAAATGGCGGTCAAGCAGCTCCAACTCCCGTTCACAGCGCAGTTCCTGGCCCAGGAGTACCGGCACATCCTTCTCGGCCAGGACATCCGCGATGTCGACACATACCTCGGCGCGAAGCGCCGCGGCCGGGGCACCGGCCTGGGCCCCGCGCGCCGCAGGGAGGTGTGGCGCGGTGTGGAACTGTTCGAACGTTTCCTGCACGACCGCGGTGAGACCACTCACCTGCGGATCTGCGCCCGCGCCGCGGAACTCCTCACCGGCCAAGAGGCCCCGTACGCCCATGTCGTCGTCGACGAAGCACAGGACCTGCACCCCGCGCAGTGGCGTGTTCTGCGCGCCGCCGCAACTGCCGGCCCCGACGACCTGTTCGTCACCGGCGACCCGCACCAGCGGATCTACGACTCCCGGGTCTCGCTCGGCTCGTTGGGCATCAGCACGGCGGGCCGCAGCTTCCGGCTGCGGATCAACTACCGCTCGACCGAGGAAATCCTCGCCTGGTCGGCTCGCCTGCTCGCCCCCGTCACCGTCGAAGCGCTTGAGGGCGAGGGATCGGACTCACTGTCCGGCTACCGATCCCTGCTCCACGGAAGCCGACCCAAGGCGCAGGGGTACACGACCCGGAAAGAGGAGACCGATGCCCTGGTCGACCGGGTCCGAGCGCTGCTCGCCGAGGGCCTCGAACCGCACGAGATCGGCGTGTGCGCGCGCTTCAACCTCACCCTCGACACCGCCGAGGACAAGTTGCGGGCCGCGGGCATTCCCGTACTGCGGGTCAAAGGCCAGAGCCCACAGGGGGCCGACGGAGTGCGGCTGGCGACCATGCACGCGATGAAGGGGCTGGAGTTCCGTGCGGTATCCGTCCTCGGTGTCGGCGAGGGCACCCTCCCGTTCGCCCGCGAGATCACGCCACGCGCGGTTGACCCCCTCCAGCACGACGCCGACGTCCTCCGGGAACGCTGCCTGCTCTTCGTCTCCTGCACGCGCGCCCGCGAGGCCTTGAGCGTGACATGGAGCGGAACTCCGAGCTCGTTTCTCCCGCAGACCGGCTGA
- a CDS encoding TIGR03842 family LLM class F420-dependent oxidoreductase, with protein MDFGLVLQTDPPASQVISLMKRAERNGFRYGWTFDSAVLWQEPFVIYSQILANTQKLTVGPMVTNPGTRTWEVTASTFATLNDMYGNRTVCGIGRGDSAMRVAGRQPNTLARISEAMKVIRALASGEEADLGGGTTVRFPWIKPDAQLPVWMAAYGPKALKMTGEEADGFILQLADPYLTEWMVKAVRDAAVAAGRDPADVKICVAAPAYLTVDDSPAALAHAREQCRWFGGMVGNHVADLVAKYGEHSDLVPEALTEYIKARQGYDYSHHGRSDNPDTAFVPDEIVDRFCLIGTAEQHIAKLGQLKALGVDQFAVYAMHDAREAVIDGYGAAVISALRD; from the coding sequence ATGGATTTCGGACTTGTCCTGCAGACCGACCCGCCGGCCTCGCAGGTGATCAGCCTGATGAAGCGGGCCGAACGCAATGGCTTCCGCTACGGCTGGACCTTCGACTCGGCGGTGCTGTGGCAGGAACCCTTCGTCATCTACTCCCAGATCCTGGCCAACACCCAGAAGCTGACGGTCGGCCCGATGGTCACCAATCCGGGTACGCGTACGTGGGAGGTGACCGCCTCCACCTTCGCCACGCTGAACGACATGTACGGCAACCGGACGGTGTGCGGGATCGGGCGGGGCGATTCGGCCATGCGCGTAGCCGGCCGTCAGCCCAACACCCTGGCCCGGATCAGCGAGGCGATGAAGGTGATCCGGGCGCTGGCATCCGGTGAGGAGGCGGATCTGGGCGGCGGCACGACGGTCCGCTTCCCGTGGATCAAGCCGGACGCCCAACTCCCGGTCTGGATGGCCGCGTACGGGCCGAAGGCCTTGAAGATGACGGGGGAGGAGGCCGACGGGTTCATTCTTCAACTTGCCGATCCGTATCTGACCGAGTGGATGGTCAAGGCGGTGCGCGATGCGGCGGTGGCGGCTGGGCGCGACCCGGCGGACGTCAAGATCTGCGTGGCCGCCCCGGCGTATTTGACCGTGGACGACAGCCCGGCCGCGCTTGCGCATGCCCGCGAGCAGTGCCGTTGGTTCGGCGGCATGGTCGGCAACCACGTCGCCGACCTGGTCGCCAAGTACGGCGAACACTCCGACCTGGTGCCGGAGGCGCTGACCGAGTACATCAAGGCCCGCCAAGGCTACGACTACTCCCACCACGGCCGCTCCGACAACCCCGACACTGCCTTCGTCCCCGACGAAATCGTGGACCGCTTCTGTCTCATCGGCACCGCCGAGCAACACATCGCCAAACTCGGGCAGTTGAAGGCCTTGGGCGTCGACCAGTTCGCCGTCTACGCCATGCACGATGCCCGCGAAGCTGTCATCGACGGCTATGGGGCCGCGGTCATCTCCGCCCTGAGGGACTGA
- the hydA gene encoding dihydropyrimidinase — protein MSSTRTLIRGGLVITATDETHADVLIEDGRIAALAAHESAVAGSWTADRVIDATGKYVIPGGVDAHTHMELPFGGTFASDSFETGTKAAAWGGTTTIVDFAVQSQGHALREGLDAWHAKADGKCAIDYGFHMILSDVNERSLKEMDLLVEEGITSFKLFTAYPGVFFSDDGQILRAMQKASVNGGLIMMHAENGLAIDVLVEQALARGETDPRYHGEVRKALLEAEATHRVIKLAQVAGAPVYVVHVSAQEAVAELARARDEGLPVFGETCPQYLFLSTDNLAEPDFEGAKYVCSTPLRPREHQAALWRGLRTNDLQVVSTDHCPFCFVGQKELGRGDFSKIPNGLPGVENRMDLLHQAVLDGHITRRRWIEIACAAPARMFGLYGKKGTIAPGADADVVIYDPNAEQVMSAETHHMNVDYSAYEGKRVTGRVETVLSRGEVIINQREFTGRAGHGAYVPRGITQYVG, from the coding sequence ATGAGCAGCACCCGCACCCTGATCCGCGGCGGCCTCGTCATCACCGCCACCGACGAAACCCACGCCGACGTACTGATCGAGGACGGCCGCATCGCCGCCCTGGCCGCACACGAGTCGGCGGTCGCCGGCTCCTGGACCGCCGACCGCGTGATCGACGCGACGGGCAAGTACGTCATCCCGGGTGGCGTCGACGCCCACACCCACATGGAGCTGCCCTTCGGCGGCACCTTCGCCTCCGACTCCTTCGAGACGGGCACCAAGGCGGCCGCCTGGGGCGGCACCACGACCATCGTCGACTTCGCCGTACAGAGCCAAGGGCACGCGCTGCGCGAGGGGTTGGACGCCTGGCACGCGAAGGCGGACGGCAAGTGCGCGATCGACTACGGCTTCCACATGATCCTCTCGGACGTGAACGAGCGGTCCCTGAAGGAGATGGACCTCCTTGTGGAGGAGGGGATCACCTCCTTCAAACTGTTCACCGCGTACCCGGGGGTCTTCTTCAGCGACGACGGCCAGATCCTGCGCGCCATGCAGAAGGCGTCGGTCAACGGCGGCCTGATCATGATGCACGCGGAGAACGGGCTCGCGATCGACGTGCTGGTGGAGCAGGCGCTGGCACGGGGCGAGACTGATCCGCGGTATCACGGTGAGGTGCGCAAGGCGTTGCTGGAGGCGGAGGCGACGCATCGGGTGATCAAGCTGGCGCAGGTGGCCGGGGCGCCGGTGTACGTCGTGCACGTCTCGGCGCAGGAGGCGGTGGCGGAGCTGGCGCGGGCGCGGGACGAGGGGCTTCCTGTGTTCGGGGAGACGTGCCCGCAGTATCTGTTCCTGTCCACGGACAATCTGGCGGAGCCGGACTTCGAGGGCGCGAAGTACGTCTGTTCGACGCCGCTTCGGCCGCGTGAGCATCAGGCGGCGCTGTGGCGGGGCTTGCGGACGAATGATCTGCAGGTGGTGTCCACGGATCACTGTCCGTTCTGTTTCGTGGGGCAGAAGGAGCTCGGGCGGGGGGACTTCTCGAAGATCCCGAATGGGTTGCCGGGGGTGGAGAACCGCATGGACCTCCTCCACCAGGCAGTCCTCGACGGGCACATCACCCGCCGCCGCTGGATCGAGATCGCGTGTGCCGCCCCGGCGCGGATGTTCGGCCTGTATGGCAAGAAGGGCACGATTGCGCCGGGCGCGGACGCGGATGTCGTCATCTACGACCCGAACGCGGAACAGGTCATGTCCGCCGAGACCCATCACATGAACGTCGACTACTCGGCGTACGAGGGCAAGCGTGTGACCGGCCGGGTCGAGACGGTCCTGTCGCGCGGCGAAGTCATCATCAACCAGCGCGAGTTCACGGGTCGGGCCGGGCACGGCGCCTATGTCCCGCGTGGCATCACCCAGTACGTCGGCTAG
- a CDS encoding aspartate aminotransferase family protein codes for MTNLHDRHNAVLPDWLALYYSSPIELTHGEGRHVWDVDGTKYLDFFGGILTTMTAHALPEVTKAVTEQAGRILHSSTLYLNRPMVELAERVAALSGIPDARVFFTTSGTEANDTALLLATAYRRSNQILAMRNSYHGRSFTAVGLTGNKGWSPTSLSPLQTLYVHGGVRGRGPYAHLSDADFIAACVDDLKDMLGQTRGVAALLAEPIQGVGGFTSPPDGLYAAFREVLSSQGVLWISDEVQTGWGRTGDHFWGWQAHAASGPPDMLTFAKGIGNGMSIGGVVARADIMNSLDANSISTFGGSPITMAAGLANLTYLLEHDLQGNARRVGGLLLERLRAAAAGVECVREVRGRGLMIGIELVKPGTDEPAPELATAVLEAAREGGLLLGKGGGHNTSVLRIAPPLSLTVAEAEEGAAIIERALRGV; via the coding sequence GTGACCAACCTGCATGACCGCCACAACGCCGTCCTCCCCGACTGGCTGGCCCTGTACTACTCCTCACCCATCGAGCTCACCCACGGCGAGGGCCGCCACGTCTGGGACGTGGACGGCACCAAGTACCTCGACTTCTTCGGCGGCATCCTCACCACGATGACCGCCCACGCCCTGCCCGAGGTCACCAAGGCCGTGACCGAGCAGGCCGGCCGCATCCTGCACTCCTCGACGCTCTACCTGAACCGCCCGATGGTCGAACTCGCCGAGCGGGTCGCGGCGTTGTCCGGCATCCCCGACGCCCGCGTCTTCTTCACGACCTCGGGCACGGAGGCCAACGACACGGCCCTGCTCCTGGCCACCGCGTACCGCCGGTCGAACCAGATCCTGGCGATGCGCAACAGCTACCACGGCCGCTCCTTCACGGCAGTCGGCCTCACTGGCAACAAAGGCTGGTCCCCGACCAGCCTCTCCCCGCTGCAGACGCTGTACGTCCACGGGGGTGTGCGGGGCCGCGGCCCCTACGCCCACCTCTCCGACGCGGACTTCATCGCGGCCTGCGTCGACGACCTCAAGGACATGCTGGGCCAGACCCGGGGCGTGGCGGCGCTCCTGGCCGAACCGATCCAGGGCGTCGGCGGCTTCACCTCCCCACCCGACGGCCTGTACGCGGCCTTCCGTGAAGTCCTCTCCTCCCAGGGCGTGTTGTGGATCTCGGACGAGGTCCAGACGGGCTGGGGCCGCACCGGCGACCACTTCTGGGGCTGGCAGGCGCACGCCGCCTCCGGTCCCCCCGACATGCTGACCTTCGCCAAGGGCATCGGCAACGGCATGTCGATCGGCGGCGTGGTGGCCCGCGCCGACATCATGAACTCCCTTGACGCCAACTCGATTTCGACGTTCGGCGGCTCCCCGATCACGATGGCGGCAGGCCTCGCCAACCTCACGTACCTCCTCGAACACGACCTGCAGGGCAACGCCCGCCGCGTGGGCGGCCTCCTCCTGGAGCGGCTGCGCGCGGCGGCGGCCGGTGTGGAGTGCGTACGGGAAGTCCGCGGCCGGGGCCTCATGATCGGCATCGAACTGGTCAAGCCCGGCACCGACGAGCCCGCCCCCGAACTGGCCACCGCGGTCCTGGAGGCAGCACGCGAGGGCGGCCTGCTACTCGGCAAGGGCGGCGGCCACAACACCAGCGTGCTCCGCATCGCCCCACCGCTCAGCCTCACGGTTGCGGAGGCGGAGGAGGGCGCGGCAATCATCGAACGGGCCCTGCGCGGCGTTTAG
- a CDS encoding nitrilase-related carbon-nitrogen hydrolase, with the protein MANVVRAALVQATWTGDTESMIAKHEEHAREAARQGAKVIGFQEVFNAPYFCQVQEEEHYRWAEAVPDGPTVRRMQDLARETGMVIVVPVFELEQSGFYFNTAAVIDADGSYLGKYRKHHIPQVKGFWEKYYFKPGNMGWPVFDTAVGRIGVYICYDRHFPEGWRQLGLNGAQLVYNPSATSRGLSAYLWQLEQPAAAVANEYFIAAINRVGQEEYGDNDFYGTSYFVDPRGQFVGETASDKSEELLVRDLDFDLIDEVRKQWAFYRDRRPDAYEGLVQP; encoded by the coding sequence ATGGCCAACGTCGTACGCGCCGCACTGGTCCAGGCGACCTGGACCGGCGACACCGAATCCATGATTGCCAAGCACGAGGAACACGCCCGCGAGGCCGCCCGCCAGGGCGCCAAGGTGATCGGCTTCCAGGAGGTGTTCAACGCCCCGTACTTCTGCCAGGTGCAGGAGGAGGAGCACTACCGCTGGGCCGAGGCCGTCCCGGACGGCCCGACCGTGCGCCGGATGCAGGACCTGGCCCGGGAGACCGGCATGGTCATCGTCGTCCCCGTCTTCGAACTCGAACAGTCCGGGTTCTACTTCAACACCGCGGCCGTGATCGACGCCGACGGCTCCTACCTCGGCAAGTACCGCAAGCACCACATCCCGCAGGTCAAGGGCTTCTGGGAGAAGTACTACTTCAAGCCGGGGAACATGGGCTGGCCGGTCTTCGACACGGCCGTCGGCAGGATCGGTGTGTACATCTGCTACGACCGCCACTTCCCGGAGGGCTGGCGCCAACTGGGCCTCAACGGCGCCCAGTTGGTCTACAACCCCTCTGCGACCTCCCGCGGCCTCTCCGCGTACCTGTGGCAGCTGGAGCAGCCCGCGGCCGCCGTCGCCAACGAGTACTTCATCGCGGCGATCAACCGCGTGGGCCAGGAGGAGTACGGCGACAACGACTTCTACGGCACCAGCTATTTCGTCGACCCGCGCGGGCAGTTCGTGGGAGAGACCGCGAGCGACAAATCCGAGGAACTCCTCGTCCGGGACCTCGACTTCGACCTCATCGACGAAGTACGTAAACAGTGGGCGTTCTACCGCGACCGCCGCCCCGACGCCTACGAAGGGCTGGTGCAGCCGTGA
- a CDS encoding PPOX class F420-dependent oxidoreductase, producing the protein MTSDTTGAGTLAALGRAQYISLTTHRKNGTGVATPVWVTRDGDELYVWTKTNTWKVKRIRNNPRVVVAACDVRGRIAPGAPSAEGTARLLPESDLPRLRKLLSAKYKLKYWLIDWPAAIVRLGKRPHTGIAIRLDA; encoded by the coding sequence ATGACCTCAGACACCACCGGAGCCGGGACCCTCGCCGCGCTCGGGCGCGCCCAGTACATCAGCCTCACCACCCACCGTAAGAACGGCACGGGCGTCGCGACCCCGGTGTGGGTCACGCGGGACGGCGACGAGCTGTATGTGTGGACCAAGACCAACACCTGGAAGGTCAAGCGCATCCGCAACAACCCCCGCGTCGTGGTCGCGGCCTGTGACGTACGCGGCCGGATCGCGCCCGGGGCGCCGAGCGCGGAGGGGACGGCCCGGCTGCTGCCCGAGTCCGACCTGCCGCGGCTGCGGAAGCTGCTCTCGGCCAAGTACAAGCTGAAGTACTGGCTGATCGACTGGCCCGCGGCGATCGTCCGGCTCGGCAAGCGGCCGCACACCGGGATCGCGATCAGGCTGGACGCCTGA
- a CDS encoding alginate lyase family protein, giving the protein MRRPLAFALAVVALFATAAAPPPPPDPGYFAHPGVLLNRAQLDGMRAHVHDGAEPWRSAYRQLRDSRYAAPDHRPHPIAVVACKPYTKPPACTAEREDAIAAYTQALLWYVTGERAHAERAVRIMDAWSKVLRDHTEGNSALQAAWAGSTWARAAEIVRYTYDGWPKARVERFGNMLRHAYLGEYAEEVADYNGNWDLAMIDASIQIAVFLDDRQVFDRAVRRFKMRVPAYFYLRSDGPLPVPPPGGKADTPEEIREFWFGQKVYVDGLGQESCRNFMHVGYALAATAHIAETAHHQGVDLYGPVRQRLRAALELHAGYQAGGAVPKWLCGGNPELTMGPDLEVALNHLQGRLGLPMPRTSRLAQAMRPAGTDDLFVAWETLTHAANPGT; this is encoded by the coding sequence GTGAGACGCCCCCTCGCCTTCGCCCTGGCCGTCGTCGCCCTGTTCGCGACCGCCGCAGCTCCGCCCCCGCCGCCGGACCCGGGGTACTTCGCCCACCCCGGAGTGCTGCTCAACCGCGCCCAGTTGGACGGCATGCGGGCCCACGTCCACGACGGAGCGGAGCCCTGGCGCTCCGCGTACCGGCAACTGCGCGACAGCCGCTACGCCGCCCCCGACCACCGCCCGCACCCGATCGCGGTCGTCGCCTGCAAGCCCTACACCAAGCCCCCCGCCTGCACCGCCGAGCGCGAGGACGCGATCGCCGCCTACACGCAGGCCCTGCTCTGGTACGTCACCGGCGAGCGCGCGCACGCCGAGCGTGCGGTGCGGATCATGGACGCCTGGTCGAAGGTCCTGCGCGACCACACCGAGGGCAACTCGGCGCTCCAGGCGGCCTGGGCGGGCTCGACCTGGGCCCGTGCTGCGGAGATCGTCCGGTACACGTACGACGGTTGGCCGAAAGCGCGAGTGGAGCGCTTCGGGAACATGCTCCGCCACGCCTACCTGGGCGAATACGCCGAGGAGGTCGCCGACTACAACGGCAACTGGGACCTGGCGATGATCGACGCCTCGATCCAGATCGCCGTCTTCCTCGACGACCGACAGGTCTTCGACCGCGCCGTACGCCGGTTCAAGATGCGCGTGCCCGCCTACTTCTACCTGCGCTCGGACGGCCCGCTCCCGGTGCCGCCGCCCGGCGGGAAGGCGGACACCCCCGAGGAGATCAGGGAGTTCTGGTTCGGGCAGAAGGTGTACGTCGACGGGCTCGGGCAGGAGAGCTGCCGCAACTTCATGCACGTGGGCTACGCGCTCGCCGCGACCGCGCACATCGCGGAGACCGCGCACCACCAGGGCGTCGACCTGTACGGGCCGGTACGCCAACGGCTGCGCGCCGCACTGGAGTTGCACGCCGGATACCAGGCGGGCGGGGCCGTGCCGAAGTGGCTGTGCGGCGGGAATCCGGAGCTCACGATGGGGCCCGATCTGGAGGTCGCGCTCAATCATCTGCAGGGCCGGCTCGGCCTGCCGATGCCGCGCACGAGCCGGCTCGCCCAGGCGATGCGGCCCGCCGGGACCGATGACCTCTTCGTGGCCTGGGAGACGCTGACGCACGCGGCGAATCCGGGGACGTAG